One Panicum virgatum strain AP13 chromosome 9K, P.virgatum_v5, whole genome shotgun sequence genomic region harbors:
- the LOC120650718 gene encoding pentatricopeptide repeat-containing protein At1g61870, mitochondrial-like produces the protein MASLLRRRRHAARPCAAASASTRLLRAFSALPDVDPSASPAATGTPAAPTSTSARSSAVLDLQLAVRAEADPARIHSLVASALSNHDLPRLHTSRQLFSLATSRLTRLRRPDLAASLLHQLLASAPPSPGLLARALSLFPGPDDALRAFSASPPAARSDVSLSALLSALLRAGRLKDLKSTFASAESSLGVAPARASHNVLLHALVKNSELAAARKLLDEMANKKLKHRPAPDIISYNTVLAGYSVQGDEEGFEKLLKEISASKLEPNVVTYNCRIQWFAKKGETVKGEELLDVMESKEVAPNYLTYNALVQGYCKEGNVGPAMRVFKRMKVMKRREGRSDLGVSAHSQTYVVLFKSLVEKEKLDDALWICKSCFAMKAAPPFEAVKGLVEGLVKSGKSEEARNVVAKMDLLVKGDAKLAWGKVVGELSLEDGAPSTNP, from the coding sequence ATGGcgtccctcctccgccgccgccgccacgccgcgcgcccatgcgccgccgcctccgcctccacccgcCTACTTCGTGCCTTCTCTGCGCTCCCCGACGTTGATCCCTCGGCGTCCCCCGCCGCAACCGGTACCCCGGCCGCTCCCACCTCCACCTCCGCTCGTTCCTCCGCCGTGCTCGACCTCCAGCTCGCCGTCCGCGCCGAGGCCGACCCGGCCCGCATCCACTCCCTAGTCGCCTCCGCGCTCTCCAACCACGACCTCCCGCGCCTCCACACATCGCGGCAGCTCTTCTCCCTGGCCACCTCCCGCCTgacccgcctccgccgccccgacctcgccgcctcgctcctccaccagctcctcgcctccgcgccgccctccccggGCCTCCTGGCGCGCGCGCTTTCCCTCTTCCCGGGCCCCGACGACGCGCTCCGGGCCTTCTCCGCCTCGCcccccgccgcccgctccgACGTCTCGCTCTCGGCGCTCCTGTCCGCGCTCCTCCGCGCTGGCCGCCTCAAAGATCTCAAGTCCACCTTCGCCTCCGCGGAGTCCTCGCTCGGGGTCGCGCCCGCCCGCGCCTCTCACAATGTGCTCCTTCACGCGCTGGTCAAGAACTCCGAGCTCGCTGCTGCCCGGAAGCTGCTCGACGAAATGGCcaacaagaagttgaagcaccGCCCTGCCCCGGACATCATATCCTACAACACTGTCCTTGCTGGGTACTCCGTGCAGGGCGATGAGGAGGGATTTGAGAAGCTTCTGAAGGAGATCAGTGCGAGCAAGCTGGAGCCAAATGTTGTCACCTACAACTGCCGGATACAGTGGTTTGCCAAGAAAGGTGAGACAGTCAAGGGGGAGGAGCTGCTTGATGTGATGGAATCAAAGGAGGTGGCGCCGAATTACCTTACCTACAATGCTCTCGTGCAAGGATACTGCAAGGAGGGGAATGTTGGGCCAGCGATGCGGGTGTTCAAGAGGATGAAGGTCATGAAGAGGCGGGAGGGGAGAAGTGACTTGGGTGTGTCTGCACATTCACAGACATATGTGGTGCTGTTTAAGAGCTTGGTGGAGAAAGAGAAGCTTGATGACGCACTGTGGATTTGTAAGAGCTGCTTTGCGATGAAGGCAGCACCACCATTTGAGGCTGTTAAGGGTTTGGTTGAGGGGTTGGTGAAGAGTGGGAAGTCTGAAGAGGCTAGGAATGTTGTTGCCAAGATGGATTTACTTGTGAAAGGTGATGCTAAGCTTGCTTGGGGGAAGGTTGTGGGGGAACTGTCTCTTGAAGATGGAGCACCAAGTACAAATCCATGA
- the LOC120650721 gene encoding type III polyketide synthase A-like, with the protein MSGNVVVSTGANGKSQSTRGKAMLLALGKGLPDQVLPQENVVESYLQDSSCDDPATRAKLERLCKTTTVRTRYTVMTKEILDEHPELKTEGIPTLTPRLDICNAAVIDLGAAAARAALDDWGRPAADITHLVYISSSELRLPGGDLHLAARLGLSPNTMRTSLLFLGCSGGAAALRTAKDIAENNPGSRVLVIAAETTVLGFRPPSYDRPYDLVGAALFGDGASAVIVGAGPMTPAENPFLELEFSTQEFLPGTDKVIDGKISEEGINFKLGRDLPEKIESRIEGFCRTLMDQVGIKDFNDVFWAVHPGGPAILNRLEFCLELQPEKLKISRKALMNYGNVSSNTIFYVLEYLREELKKGAIREEWGLILAFGPGITFEGLLVRGVN; encoded by the exons ATGTCCGGCAACGTCGTCGTCAGCACGGGCGCCAATGGCAAGAGCCAGAGCACCAGGGGCAAGGCCATGCTGCTCGCCCTGGGGAAGGGCCTCCCTGACCAAGTTCTGCCTCAGGAGAATGTCGTCGAGAGCTACCTCCAAGACAGCAGCTGCGACGACCCCGCCACCAGGGCGAAGCTCGAACGCCTTT GCAAGACCACCACAGTGAGGACAAGGTACACTGTCATGACCAAGGAGATCCTGGATGAGCATCCAGAGCTGAAGACGGAGGGCATCCCAACACTGACGCCACGCCTTGACATCTGCAACGCTGCGGTGATTGACCTTGGTGCTGCAGCAGCTCGTGCTGCCCTTGATGACTGGGGCCGCCCTGCAGCTGATATCACCCACCTCGTCTACATCTCATCCAGTGAGCTTCGTCTCCCAGGGGGCGACCTTCACCTGGCTGCCCGCCTTGGCCTTAGCCCAAACACCATGCGCACTTCCCTTCTCTTCCTTGGCTGCTCCGGTGGCGCTGCTGCCCTCCGCACTGCCAAGGACATTGCTGAGAACAACCCAGGGAGCCGTGTCCTAGTAATAGCTGCTGAGACAACTGTGCTAGGTTTCCGGCCCCCGAGTTACGACCGTCCTTATGACCTTGTTGGTGCTGCCCTGTTTGGTGATGGTGCATCAGCTGTGATTGTTGGAGCAGGACCCATGACACCAGCAGAAAATCCTTTCTTGGAGCTTGAGTTCTCGACGCAGGAGTTCTTGCCTGGGACTGATAAGGTAATCGATGGCAAGATCTCGGAGGAAGGAATTAATTTCAAACTAGGGCGTGATTTGCCTGAGAAGATTGAAAGTCGGATAGAAGGGTTCTGCAGGACCCTCATGGACCAGGTCGGGATAAAGGACTTCAATGATGTATTTTGGGCTGTGCATCCTGGTGGACCAGCAATATTGAACAGGCTTGAGTTCTGCCTTGAACTTCAGCCAGAGAAGCTCAAGATTAGTAGAAAAGCCTTGATGAACTATGGAAATGTGAGCAGCAACACAATCTTTTATGTGTTGGAGTATTTGAGGGAAGAGTTGAAGAAAGGGGCAATAAGAGAAGAGTGGGGGTTGATCTTGGCTTTTGGCCCAGGCATCACCTTCGAAGGACTGCTAGTTCGAGGTGTCAACTGA